The Pochonia chlamydosporia 170 chromosome 1, whole genome shotgun sequence genome window below encodes:
- a CDS encoding RhoGAP domain-containing protein (similar to Coccidioides immitis RS XP_001243370.1): MSQHAPRRGQPSSSDAFSNPDIDAEVGARHRWDSRRSHASQLPSSPPSHSQSSVDDNSTSPTTGRLINVPSLSSLGSLPHPGQRSPRPPVPSPLSTSSNVATSPSSTSPPEPAVSATRQGFQPIGGKLAEKTISRAPVGQTTFYSDSSSPSSPDDEIPRLNFPNHPNDNRSVSDTVRSTPAPRPSKAGKPVMAATMAANSTEGTKGLPRNSSIDTAISTISSKQGQGSSGSKSGPQDAPGSPDIASLIKTAGSPEAVIQHLLKEKHSQSQQNTQLWRLVDKQRAMILGLNKDLEAALKEKEKYRRKLKEIMANPAVKEAASGHKVESSSGDRVERGAISPREQRPQPRVQTSGPPDSPSLDSDSQKDSPIDIPSMAPYPITPPADKPHVSPNPVREMLDPKHAMPKAQEHALGKFDHEAEDKAADVAWKDKGEQQLREIPYNVSLPPSRSFPSEPPKVPPPKIPTAAPSVAAGEPSPQTDKGLSQFPSPPRKAPPAPLQLKKQVRQNLAATADDDTESDYDDILEVDEIVGETRGRRKTREDDDKEREAVAFRQAQERSASQTGPQSPTKVPKAHYPTSTPSSQAQEPEQSASINALLLPVKKTEIPAPLLSPGLPATPRPLGNIQHSASAPLSARLVGASAPLSPRPPRQPIVLPPNTPLMSPPPPGSASSSSVALLNVAKYSGDGSQSSPTERTKIYRGLVTDEYPNLLLPPNALPSIKVKVASSRMKPSRASLLSLTQLEEDPVFTLAIISRADDGELWRVEKDIASLSKLDSRLKQCPDCAAKTPDRTLFTGHSPAKLDSRREALEEYMAEVLDTPFDIATAIELCKYLSTHTLPPNADETGSSFRPTPENSGLKIGADGRPLRSGYLTKKGKNFGGWKVRFFVLEGPEPEFKYYETPGGAHLGTIRLRNAQIGKQSHTQSNENQSPARPTTGEELDNQFRHAFLIMEPKKRDSSAYVKHILCAESDKERDVWVDVLLQWIDYQDPDDSRPPQGTKPAHDQQVSGPDHPSGGRSKKNPPGSGKSHHQHGDSDTLIGVRYDSTHAGDAPQKGTTALSEQQGSQNFASETMSSQANKTISAPKDPQLISDSAAWGNRIGGLSAPTHDEKKQRKRSFFGFGPKTRTSSDGQDSLFGGSDAGSGSAVPASYGQQGPTRQVFGAPLAEAVRYNPPVDVDVPLPSVVYRCIQYLDHHDAIYEEGIFRLSGSSVVIKQLRERFNVESDVNLVADEVYHDIHAVASLLKGYLRELPTTILTRDLHLDFMQTTEVLDRHEKVARLNELTQRLPRANATLLKYLIAFLIRIINNSDKNKMNVRNVGIVFSPTLNIPAQVFAMFLQNYEGIFGIAPEEYELPSPSTESSEVQGQPDAPLQRFVEPPPPRPSTSSGGSASPHRQPRMEARRDHSRSTPTPPLMANIQGARSTPTPPLGLHGGASRPAYESGYSMPNGFDGHGYHPVHRVAPGYDRPTYQSPGEDYGVVEQQRASNAKRRESSIYMGGVVGLQQQGSRSRLREEAQI, from the exons ATGTCGCAGCATGCGCCGCGGCGTGGCCAGCCTTCATCTTCGGACGCATTCTCGAACCCAGACATTGATGCTGAAGTTGGAGCCCGTCATCGCTGGGACTCGCGCCGTTCTCATGCCTCTCAACTCCCATCGTCTCCTCCATCACATTCACAATCTTCCGTCGACGACAATTCCACGAGTCCAACCACCGGTCGCCTGATCAACGTGCCGTCTTTGTCCTCTCTTGGTTCACTTCCACATCCAGGTCAAAG ATCACCTCGACCACCCGTACCTAGCCCGTTGTCTACATCCAGCAACGTGGCGACCTCTCCGTCAAGCACGAGTCCTCCAGAGCCCGCTGTTTCTGCGACACGGCAAGGATTTCAGCCTATTGGCGGCAAGTTGGCTGAGAAGACGATATCTAGGGCACCTGTTGGGCAGACGACGTTTTATAGCGACTCGTCCAGTCCATCTAGCCCAGACGACGAAATCCCAAG GCTCAACTTTCCAAACCATCCGAATGACAACCGAAGCGTCTCCGACACCGTGAGATCGACGCCTGCCCCACGGCCCTCAAAGGCTGGCAAACCGGTCATGGCTGCGACGATGGCCGCCAACTCTACCGAAGGAACGAAAGGGCTACCCCGAAATTCCTCTATTGATACGGCTATCTCCACCATTTCATCgaaacaaggccaaggctcCTCAGGTAGCAAAAGTGGACCTCAAGATGCACCCGGCTCGCCAGATATCGCAAGCCTCATCAAGACGGCCGGTAGCCCAGAAGCTGTAATACAGCACCTACTCAAAGAGAAGCACTCGCAGTCACAACAAAATACTCAATTATGGAGACTGGTGGACAAGCAGAGAGCCATGATCTTGGGCTTGAACAAGGACCTGGAAGCAGCactcaaggagaaggagaagtACAGACGGAAGCTGAAGGAAATAATGGCGAATCCGGCAGTAAAGGAAGCGGCATCTGGTCACAAAGTTGAATCGTCGTCTGGCGATCGTGTAGAACGTGGTGCCATTTCGCCTCGCGAACAGCGGCCTCAACCCAGAGTACAGACAAGCGGACCACCGGATTCTCCCTCGCTCGACTCAGATAGTCAGAAAGACTCACCTATCGACATTCCTTCCATGGCACCGTATCCGATTACACCACCGGCTGATAAACCTCATGTTTCACCGAATCCAGTTCGCGAAATGTTGGACCCCAAGCATGCCATGCCAAAAGCACAGGAGCATGCACTGGGCAAGTTTGACCACGAGGCGGAAGACAAGGCTGCCGATGTCGCTTGGAAAGACAAGGGCGAGCAACAATTGAGAGAGATCCCGTATAACGTTTCGCTGCCTCCGTCCAGAAGCTTCCCCAGTGAACCACCCAAGgttccaccaccaaagatTCCAACAGCTGCTCCATCTGTGGCAGCAGGCGAACCATCGCCACAGACAGACAAAGGTCTCAGCCAGTTCCCTTCGCCTCCTCGGAAAGCACCTCCGGCACCACTTCAATTGAAGAAGCAAGTCCGACAGAACCTGGCAGCGACTGCGGACGACGACACTGAATCTGACTATGACGATATTCTCGAAGTCGACGAGATTGTTGGCGAAACGCGGGGGCGACGAAAAACGAGAGAGGACGATGATAAGGAGCGCGAAGCCGTTGCTTTCAGACAGGCGCAAGAGCGAAGTGCGTCTCAAACAGGCCCGCAAAGCCCAACCAAAGTACCCAAAGCGCATTATCCGACGTCAACCCCTTCATCTCAGGCCCAAGAACCAGAACAATCTGCGTCCATAAATGCGCTGCTGCTTCCAGTGAAGAAGACCGAGATACCGGCACCGCTGTTAAGTCCCGGTTTGCCGGCGACTCCCCGACCACTTGGTAACATTCAGCACTCAGCTTCTGCGCCTCTGTCTGCAAGACTTGTTGGTGCATCGGCTCCGCTCTCTCCTCGTCCACCACGGCAACCAATTGTGCTGCCTCCAAACACACCGTTAATgtctcctccgccaccagGCTCCGCGAGTTCCTCGTCTGTTGCACTACTGAACGTGGCCAAGTATAGTGGTGACGGGAGCCAATCATCACCCACGGAGCGTACAAAGATATATCGAGGTCTTGTTACAGACGAATATCCGAATCTTTTGCTACCCCCCAACGCGTTGCCATCTATCAAGGTGAAGGTGGCATCTTCGCGCATGAAACCATCAAGAGCTAGTCTTCTGTCCTTGACGCAATTGGAAGAAGACCCCGTCTTTACGCTTGCAATTATATCTCGGGCTGATGATGGCGAGCTTTGGCGAGTTGAGAAAGATATTGCTTCATTGAGCAAGTTGGACTCGAGGCTGAAGCAGTGTCCAGACTGCGCTGCCAAAACCCCCGACCGCACACTTTTTACTGGCCATTCACCTGCAAAGCTGGATTCCCGACGAGAGGCTTTGGAAGAATACATGGCCGAGGTTCTCGACACCCCTTTTGACATCGCTACAGCCATAGAACTGTGCAAGTATCTCTCGACACACACGCTGCCGCCAAATGCTGATGAAACTGGATCGTCGTTCCGTCCAACTCCTGAGAACAGCGGGCTCAAGATTGGCGCTGACGGCCGACCGCTTCGTAGTGGCTATCTGAcaaagaagggcaagaacTTTGGTGGCTGGAAAGTCAGGTTCTTTGTCCTGGAAGGACCGGAACCAGAGTTCAAGTACTACGAGACACCCGGAGGGGCTCATCTCGGCACCATTAGGCTTCGGAATGCGCAAATAGGCAAACAGTCTCACACACAAAGCAACGAAAACCAGTCGCCGGCACGACCAACCACTGGGGAGGAGCTTGATAATCAATTCAGACATGCTTTCCTGATCATGGAGCCCAAAAAGAGGGACTCCAGTGCATATGTGAAGCACATATTGTGTGCGGAGAGCGACAAGGAGCGAGATGTTTGGGTCGACGTTCTTTTGCAGTGGATAGACTACCAGGATCCTGACGATTCCCGGCCACCACAAGGCACAAAGCCGGCGCACGACCAACAGGTTTCTGGACCTGATCACCCCAGCGGTGGCAGATCAAAGAAGAACCCCCCGGGCAGCGGCAagtctcatcaccaacatggAGATTCCGACACCCTGATTGGCGTTAGGTACGACTCAACACATGCCGGAGACGCGCCCCAAAAAGGAACCACTGCCCTCTCCGAACAGCAAGGCTCACAAAACTTTGCCAGCGAGACCATGAGCTCTCAAGCCAACAAAACGATATCTGCACCTAAAGATCCACAGCTAATCTCCGATTCGGCGGCCTGGGGTAACCGGATAGGTGGTCTTAGCGCCCCGACGCACGACGAAAAGAAGCAGCGAAAGCGAAGCTTTTTCGGATTCGGCCCCAAGACCCGAACCTCTTCTGATGGGCAGGACTCCTTATTCGGAGGCAGCGATGCTGGTTCGGGTTCAGCGGTACCTGCATCTTACGGTCAGCAAGGACCTACTCGCCAGGTATTCGGAGCGCCGCTGGCGGAAGCGGTTCGTTACAACCCCCCAGTTGACGTCGACGTACCACTCCCGTCGGTTGTCTATCGATGTATACAGTATCTTGATCATCACGATGCCATTTATGAAGAAGGAATCTTCCGACTTAGTGGATCAAGCGTGGTCATCAAGCAGCTGCGCGAGCGATTCAATGTGGAGAGTGATGTCAATCTTGTAGCTGATGAGGTGTACCATGACATCCATGCCGTGGCATCTCTGCTGAAGGGCTATCTGCGAGAGCTTCCAACCACCATTCTCACGAGAGACCTTCACCTCGACTTCATGCAGACGACCGAGGTTCTAGATCGGCATGAAAAGGTGGCACGATTGAATGAGCTGACGCAAAGGCTACCTCGAGCGAACGCAACTCTGCTGAAGTACCTGATTGCCTTTTTGATCAGAATTATAAACAACTCGGACAAGAATAAGATGAATGTCCGTAATGTGGGCATTGTGTTCTCGCCCACGCTCAACATTCCCGCGCAGGTTTTCGCCATGTTCCTGCAAAACTACGAGGGCATTTTTGGAATTGCCCCAGAAGAGTATGAACTGCCGTCTCCAAGCACAGAGAGCTCAGAAGTACAAGGACAACCAGACGCGCCACTTCAACGATTCGTTGAGCCACCACCGCCGCGACCCTCGACTTCATCTGGCGGGAGCGCCTCGCCGCATCGCCAGCCGCGAATGGAGGCCAGGAGGGACCATTCCAggtcaacaccaacaccacctcTGATGGCCAATATCCAGGGCGCTCGAAGTACCCCCACGCCTCCCCTGGGGTTGCATGGCGGCGCTTCGCGACCAGCATATGAGAGCGGCTACTCCATGCCGAACGGTTTCGACGGCCACGGGTATCATCCGGTGCACAGAGTGGCACCTGGCTATGACCGACCGACATACCAGTCACCAGGCGAAGACTACGGTGTAGTCGAACAGCAACGGGCTTCAAATGCAAAGAGACGGGAGAGCTCAATTTATATGGGAGGAGTTGTGGGTTTACAGCAGCAAGGCTCAAGGAGTCGACTTCGTGAGGAAGCTCAGATCTAA
- a CDS encoding Mg2+ transporter protein, CorA-like protein (similar to Cordyceps militaris CM01 XP_006671369.1) has product MAYHPPGDRSSRRPRVRFYNDEEEYYPSSRPQRIVYNAPTPSRRRRQFSGDDHGLERAPGAPVPQWTRLERAMPSYYEEYTLPTAVTPLAPSSRRARHREAEVITAPKVFEEEVVPIAAEVAPQQRTSRYSQSPPRMDSREEDDIYSGQQPTRRDEDQGSDRSRSRSRMPYYGGSGGDWPRFHAYKSGDAEVYVMDDGQNDRGIRPPSPMGEDLDAYDEFNFLFPTADSKGEELSDLESPVVDSDSAHREERDVLGTSSAKRVYSSRYTGSAELGGTHTAKLTEIFDVKAKKRPLFKWLHIHQDVMNFDTFWTEISQQVHFSELEISAIAKLRADVKKHCVKTRQNPKGARVGYMEPRCFEVPLKSFAKQLSGQEKPTGSARWICLPYFSRQKYSGLLAGSTPSVFPPQTLLQAQYSRTTQQRDMLQAVCQISTTKKDECFHIAQLWCLVLDNSLLVTCGAMSPDLDLCGELVKVDSQPSPEMAGPRPGRIHVKYGNAVTWTLPAMACSTWFTFLSHFHAFWPRNLQFTYNSQVVSAANWSKVLHLAARPQGSVLLKMEIIQRPPPLRTVLEPLVSDAMRDESSKPCKKPQEYLHVLTLRPAEARHSAKDVAEKATEFLKEQLTSAEKFLTGQTSYADQRAYKSCVNAAREDVYNFLVKQASQVEEKANDNIRIMHEERIDIFNAADDIFKLFFPTTFDGPTTTKYWGAVKSLIKIPQLEGEFTITSISTSQSIATEIRAALRDLSQDVQLFQNVMSYADEKERANIDLPRQFVTAWLHIVSGLISTYDRGNAWLAHMSKAKVLVLDGMNRIMQGISNQNILDNSAVLPLEIFSLFSLNLLHDQVGKAEDIMDTYAQVTSNNRYLQDAEITSQPSDRSYQHRIDLVQQEMTVIKRTVAKQRSILTSIKANLSVKDSGAFLTGAIDDGPWRRRRARDMYDDAPYYPGPPPYDPAVRRHDAEYLGVDDQDPADLEAASKLSPIDELGFRGLFLNECIQLVDQRDFDLRRHTDYADDLERAVVYGLDWTKDRQENAIYAFTIVTVVFLPLSAISSIFGMNTNDIRDMDVGQWLYWVVAIPVTLLIVVIGLWWMGELGNVLKWMSGRKTGSISNGGYGLGVAPQMTDSTAYVVERSTAKTDMDYPETRIVDERLPRPAAYLAEQSAPIVRRARRRPQSVIRY; this is encoded by the exons ATGGCCTACCACCCGCCTGGTGATCGTTCCTCGCGTCGGCCACGGGTCCGCTTCTAtaatgatgaagaagaatatTATCCC TCCAGTCGGCCTCAAAGAATTGTGTACAATGCGCCCACGCCGTCACGGCGGCGTCGACAGTTTTCTGGTGATGACCATGGCCTTGAGAGAGCACCTGGCGCTCCTGTTCCCCAATGGACACGTCTGGAGCGTGCCATGCCATCGTATTACGAGGAATATACCCTGCCAACAGCGGTTACTCCTCTGGCTCCGTCATCGAGACGGGCTAGACACCGTGAAGCGGAGGTTATAACGGCGCCGAAAgtttttgaagaagaagttgtgCCAATAGCTGCCGAGGTAGCACCACAGCAGAGGACGTCTCGTTACTCGCAGTCTCCGCCGCGGATGGACAGCAGGGAGGAAGACGACATTTATTCAGGGCAGCAACCTACCAGGAGAGATGAAGATCAGGGTTCTGATCGAAGTCGTTCCCGATCTCGAATGCCCTATTATGGTGGCTCCGGCGGTGACTGGCCCAGATTTCATGCATACAAGTCTGGAGATGCAGAAGTCTATGTTATGGACGATGGGCAAAATGACCGAGGCATTCGGCCACCAAGTCCCATGGGCGAAGACTTGGATGCATATGATGAGTTCAACTTTTTGTTTCCCACGGCGGATTCCAAGGGCGAAGAGCTCTCAGATTTAGAGTCACCAGTTGTAGACTCTGATTCTGCGCATAGAGAAGAGAGGGATGTTTTGGGAACATCAAGCGCCAAGAGAGTCTATTCTTCTCGCTACACTGGTAGTGCGGAACTCGGGGGAACTCATACCGCCAAATTGACTGAGATTTTTGACGTCAAGGCGAAGAAAAGGCCGTTATTCAAGTGGCT CCATATTCACCAAGATGTGATGAACTTTGATACTTTCTGG ACGGAGATATCACAGCAAGTTCACTTCTCAGAGCTGGAAATAAGTGCCATCGCAAAGCTGAGGGCAGATGTTAAGAAGCATTGCGTCAAGACCAGACAAAACCCCAAGGGGGCGAGGGTTGGGTACATGGAACCTCGCTGCTTCGAAGTGCCGCTTAAATCCTTTGCGAAGCAGCTTTCGGGTCAAGAGAAGCCAACAGGCTCCGCAAGATGGATTTGCCTCCCGTACTTTTCGCGGCAGAAATACTCGGGCTTGCTCGCAGGATCAACACCATCTGTTTTCCCTCCCCAGACGTTGCTACAGGCACAGTACTCGCGAACCACGCAACAGAGAGATATGTTACAAGCTGTTTGCCAAATTTCTACCACCAAAAAGGATGAATGCTTTCATATTGCGCagctgtggtgtttggtACTCGACAACT CACTCCTTGTTACTTGCGGTGCCATGTCTCCGGACCTCGATCTCTGTGGGGAActggtcaaagttgactcTCAGCCGTCACCAGAAATGGCCGGCCCACGGCCTGGAAGAATCCATGTCAAGTATGGAAACGCGGTGACTTGGACTCTTCCTGCTATGGCGTGCTCAACTTGGTTT ACGTTCTTGTCACACTTTCATGCTTTCTGGCCGAGAAATTTGCAGTTCACGTATAACAGCCAAGTAGTCTCGGCGGCAAACTGGTCCAAAGTTTTGCATCTAGCAGCTCGTCCCCAGGGAAGTGTCttattgaagatggagataAT ACAACGGCCCCCTCCACTGCGCACAGTTTTGGAGCCTTTGGTATCTGATGCTATGCGAGACGAGTCCTCAAAACCATGCAAGAAGCCCCAAGAATATTTGCATGTCCTCACCCTTCGTCCCGCAGAAGCGAGACATAGTGCGAAAGATGTTGCTGAAAAGGCAACGGAATTTTTGAAAGAGCAGTTGACTTCTGCAGAGAAGTTTTTGACCGGCCAAACATCGTATGCAGATCAACGGGCCTACAAGAGCTGTGTAAACGCTGCGAGAGAGGATGTCTATAATTTTCTCGTCAAGCAAGCGTCTCAAGtggaagaaaaggcaaaCGATAACATCAGAATCATGCATGAGGAAAGGATTGATATTTTCAATGCAGCTGATGACATATTCAAGCTGTTCTTCCCAACAACGTTTGATGGACCGACAACAACCAAGTATTGGGGGGCTGTGAAATCTCTTATCAAG ATACCCCAGCTTGAAGGAGAGTTCACAATCACCTCCATATCTACAAGCCAGAGTATTGCGACAGAGATTCGAGCAGCTTTGAGAGACTTGTCTCAAGATGTTCAGCTCTTTCAGAATGTCATGTCTTATGCTGACGAGAAAGAAAGAGCCAATATTGATCTTCCTCGGCAATTTGTTACGGCCTGGCTGCACATTGTCTCTGGCTTGATTAGTACGTATGACCGGGGAAATGCCTGGCTTGCGCACATGTCCAAGGCCAAagtgctggtgctggatggCATGAACCGCATCATGCAGGGCATCTCAAATCAAAACATCCTCGACAACTCTGCTGTGCTACCGCTCGAGATATTTTCGCTGTTTTCACTAAACTTGTTGCACGACCAAGTGGGCAAGGCCGAAGATATCATGGACACATATGCGCA AGTAACTTCTAATAACCGATATCTGCAGGATGCCGAAATAACAAGTCAACCGTCTGACCGCTCTTACCAGCATCGCATTGACTTGGTCCAACAAGAGATGACAGTCATCAAAAGAACTGTAGCCAAGCAAAGGTCCATCCTGACAAGCATAAAGGCAAATCTTTCCGTGAAAGACAGTGGTGCTTTTCTCACTGGAGCAATTGACGACGGTCCCTGGCGCAGGAGACGAGCAAGGGATATGTACGACGATGCACCGTATTACCCCGGTCCACCGCCGTACGATCCCGCAGTACGAAGACATGACGCCGAATACCTGGGGGTGGATGATCAGGATCCAGCGGACCTTGAAGCGGCGTCCAAACTCTCGCCTATAGATGAGCTCGGGTTCCGTGGATTGTTCCTGAATGAATGCATTCAACTCGTCGACCAGCGCGACTTTGACCTTCGCCGCCACACCGACTACGCGGATGACTTGGAGCGGGCCGTGGTGTACGGCTTAGATTGGACAAAGGACAGACAAGAAAACGCCATTTACGCATTCACCATTGTTACCGTGGTGTTTCTCCCTCTCAGtgccatctccagcatcttTGGCATGAACACAAACGATATCCGTGACATGGATGTTGGCCAGTGGCTCTACTGGGTTGTTGCAATACCAGTAACGCTGCTCATTGTTGTCATTGGCCTCTGGTGGATGGGCGAGCTGGGCAATGTCCTCAAGTGGATGTCTGGCAGAAAGACGGGCAGCATATCAAATGGAGGATACGGCCTCGGCGTGGCACCGCAAATGACGGACAGCACAGCATATGTCGTCGAGAGATCTACAGCCAAGACCGATATGGATTATCCAGAGACACGGATCGTCGACGAGCGGTTGCCCCGTCCTGCTGCCTACTTGGCCGAACAAAGTGCGCCGATTGTGAGACGGGCGAGAAGGCGTCCTCAGTCGGTGATTCGCTATTGA